ACAGTATAATATAGAGCATTACCTGAGTTTCAAGCTTATAAGGATTTGGCAATTCTTTATCTTCCCAATCCTTCCGGCGAGGCCGAGAAGTTAATCCCCAACCAGGCCGATCAAAAGCAGCAACTGTGCAACCAACCTGCCGACCAAGAACCCCCATTACATGCCTCCATGAGAAGACACCTCCCCCAAAGCCATGAATTAAAACAATACCATACTGGCCACTTTCCTCCATATCTAGCTCAGGAGATTCAGAGTTCATATTGCTATTTTCATTCTCCTCAACAGAATCATCTAGATTTAAAACAGGAATTTCTTCAGAAAGTACAGGAGAAGTTGGAGAAACATCTAATAGTGGAGAATATAGGGAAGAACTGGGAAATTGATTGCTGTAACTCCTATGCAGATTATGCTGGATATTCAATGGTGCATTGAATGGCTGCCTCTCAAGCTTAAGCCGTCCTACTGTCATCTTCGGTGAGCTACAGCTTGGAGAAGGTTCAAGAAAAGCAGTAGAAGATAAAGAGCGAGGGGGCGAGCTAGGCAAGCAGAGCTTGTAGTGTACAGTAAGCCCTTGGCATGTAATGAATAAGCTATCTATGTCAGCAAGTAATCTGATTGGGAGTTCCCCTTCATTGTGAACAGTTCCAAATGGCTTTCGCCTCATTTCACTGTCGCTTTTCGGGGTTCTTCCTGCAGTTGGAGTGGGAGACCGTGGCACCTTCTGGTAACCAGAGAAAACATTTTTGCAAGACAGCACCTGTAATTTCAATTCAACAGCTGTAAGGGAATCAAATTTTTTAGATGTTGAAGTTAATTGCAAGCTATCGCCAACCAAAGGAAGTTCAGATTATGTGGCCAAAAAGCCTAACTGTAACTAAAAGAAAATCTAGTCTACAATCAGAATACTAAGAAGGAAACACAACACATATTTCCTTTTGACAACTACAAAATTGGAAAATATTTTAGTTCTAAATAAGCAAAACTCCATGGAAAAACAAGGTAAGATGCTGCATAGGGAAATTAAAGAGATGAAAGAGGTCAACTAAAAACTACTGTATAACTTACAGCTTCAGGATCAACTCGGTGAAACAAAAGTTTTCTCCTCGCTCTGCAACTCGTTCTGTACGCAACCACAGTGTGGCCAAGAGCAAAGACCACTGATGAAAGAAACAAGACAGGCATTCCCCATGATTTCTTCAAGTGGAGTTTTTGCCTTGCAAGGGAAGTTGAAGCTTCAGCCTCAATTTGAGAATTCACAGTGAAAACACAAGCCTTAACTGAAAGAAGAAGAACTGAAAAAACAGAACAGAGGGTCACAGTTCCAAGGTAGGGACCATATGAGAGAGCAGGGGCATCACACATCAAATAAACACCTGCGATCATGGACAACAAAAGATCACAAAAGAGATGACAAATAATGATCATTACTGCTACTataaacatatcacataaaacTTAAAGAATCGCATGCACGGAAGGTATATCAGCTCAACCATTTCTCCTAAATGCATAAAATATGATCACTAATAAAAATCTATAGCAAAATTTCTGGACAAAGAATTAGAATAGAAAATCAATATATTCCATTTGACAATTTTAAGTGCTTGTCATCATTCAGTATGTTCCATTTGACAAATCTAAGTGCTTGTTATCATACTTCATTCCATATGAACGCAGTTCATTAACTTAAATTTTCTTAGCAACTCCAGAAAAGAAGAAACCCATCAGCTTTTGAAAAAGCATTAAAACCATATTATTCCACCCATTCAGAAAGTATTAAGAAATTAAGAAACTTAAAGTCAAGATTCCTTCTGTACCACCATGTAGAACCCACAAAAATGAAACCTTCCCCTCAAGTTGTCTGCAACTAGACATAAAATTCAATAACATGGAAATGGCGTAAAAGAAATATGTACACATTCACAtaatcattacataacattgcaCAAATAAGGCACAAAAGATGTTATTCAGCAAAGGGTTAGATTACTGCACTGCgagcttttctttttccttcctAATTTCACTAACGAAGTCACGATCAAAAAATgagcaaataatgaaatttaaaatatttcttctCTTAACTCTCAACGTGATAACTTCAAAAATACAGGATTTAAAGGGGGAAAAAATCTAAATGTGCAAGCGAAAATAAATGAGGAACAAAAATCCATAATTTCGATTGAAACATGCAAAACCAAGCGCCAATATCAAATCTAtacttttaagaaaaaataaataaatttcaaaaatttaaaaaaaaaaaagaatttcaaagaaaaaaaaacgtaCAGATTATGATAAGAGATCTGACAACGGAAACAATAGGAATATCCGTCAAGGAGCTCTTGAAGGCGTATCTATGCAAATGCTCCTTAAATCTATAGCAACTCAAACAAGTAAAACTGGAAACCAACACGCATGGCACCAATACATCCCCAATCGCCACCAGCACCGGCATAGACGACACCAGCAGAGACGCCACCATCGCCACCATGAAAATAACCGTGCGTACACATCTTCTGACTTTGTCCAACAAGAACACACATCCTTTAGCCGGCGCCATTGGCGTAGAGTTCTATCCACGCAGCCCCTCCAATTCAAACAAAATAACAATCAAACAGCAAAAGacaaacaattaaattaatccGTTCTTGGTTCTTAACGTTATATCCGACTTGAAACCCTATCGGAGGATTGAAGGCGTAGAAGATTCTGATCAGGCGGCGGTTTACTGGCCATTAGAGTTGGATCCATTCAATCTCTCCGTTTAGGACGAGGCAGAAGAACAAATTGAGAATCAATGGAAGCAGCATAAAGATATTGATTGATCCATGGTGTCGCTAGGGTTTCAATGGCAGCAAAAGAGAAAGGGAGAGGTTTcgatcttttcttcttctcttcggtttcttttcttatttttgaaACATCTGACGTTGTGCTAAGGTGTTTTTGTGCATATGTGCATCTGTTGTGTGTTGTTTTTTACGTCTCTATTTCTCTTTCATCTCTCCGGTCCTCgcttctctctcttcttctccttctcctccttgcTATTgtggttttttctttttaataataattaaaaaaatagtcgTTCGTatcgtttaattttttttttttttaataaaagttgTGGGAAGTCGTAGTACTGATTCCGGTCTGGTGCATATCTGGCAGCTTTACTGTGCGTGGACTGAAATGCCCTTGTTTCAGTTTTTTATCAAGccgaaaatattttttctaaagGAGTATAAGTAAAAAGTGACCATTACAGTCAATatcgaaaatattttttaaaaaataacttatgaAGGATGGTATTAATTGttctaataaatttaataattaaattatatgtaaaaaataagGATATTATGATAAATTTTAGTAGACctaatttttagaaataaataaaaagaaaaattaaagtaattattgagagagaaagagaggggaGAGAATGTGACCGTTATAGAGAGAGGAGAAACGGAGAATTTGAAGATCGTGGTCGGGACCAGAAATCTAAAAACCATCCCCCACCGAACCCGGGTCACGTCGACATCTACCACTCTGCACACCGCCGGGTCCCACCCTGTCTGCACCCTGTTTCTGCCCCGACGTTGCAATGGTCACAGGGGGCCACTACAAGAATTAACCATCCCCATGTTCTGAAAAGTCgttttctataaatttttttattttcattttattttaagattgtacttttaatttcatattttataaaattaaaatatagatgAAAATTAAGAATATGTTTGATATAAAGATTTTGAACCGTTAATGAAGACTGCATATTCAATCGATGCTCCATACTCATTTGTTAGcaattttcaataattattatttgcaAGATAGATcctctaaattattttatctcaaAAAGTATGAAATTTTAGAGATGTTTACAAATAATTATCACTActtcaaaataaaacaaataaaaaaaatcattaaacatCTTCTTTAATCTCTCTTTAAATcctatgtaattttatttacatTATTATGTTTGTGGATGAAAGCACAGTTagaaggaagaaaaaaagagagaaatagcaaaaaagaaaagaagcttTAGTAACCAAAAGATGTAAGAGACAAAAGGAAGACCGAGAAAATGAAAATGTGACATAAAGGAAAAAACTGTGAAAAAGTAGACGTATTCGCTCACCTGGTAAGTTGCTGATGTTGCAATTTAGTCCCTGCCTTGTTACTTTCCaagcttttatttttcaatttttatgcaagttgaAAATGGAAATTCAACAGCTGAATTAAAAGCCAACCTAGAACTGCCCACAGCCTGATTTCATTCTGACTTCGAATCGATTTTAACTAGAATAGTTCTATTGATTCCGGTCTTGAATTTAACGGATTGGATTTTAATCTGATTCTTGGTTTAAATCCGACAGTGACTAGGCTTGGCTTTACATCCACACTTTGCAAATTCTAATTCTTCAGCAAAATCAACAAGGTACCTTAAATGCAAAACTTCATAAATAATTCTCCTAGCTGGCTACTTGCAAGATATTGACATATCAAGAAGTTCAaaattctaacaactcatactTCAATAACGGGGGCATGGTCACATAaagactatatatatatataaataataaaaaaataatacgtAAATATTGATGAAATTATTGTTAagtttattttcatataaatttcaatttattattatcgTATTTTAAGTTGACCATCCATGATAATATTTGAATATTCTGGAGAAAATAATTACTGAAATTGAGTCAGtgtatcaaattttaatttcctttttgagatttgttattaattatacttttaatttaattaaatttattattaatggaTGATTTGATTCTAAGGATGCATTATTTCTCTTGTTGACTAATAGGCCACTTCTAAGACTAATAGGCCACTTCTAAGTTAAAGTCTAAGCATAACAATCATAGTGGAAAATTATGGATTCTTTATAATGCTTAAGCTGACTAAATCACTTGCCTATTCCACTAACCATGATAAACACACCtactatatttaaatttatttgattttttaattaatttttataataaaaaaatcgtaTATAACCACTTGATTATTTGACATAAATTtgaattgagtttttttttttttttgaattttaaatttgaattgagTTATCATTACTGTGaagttattaataataataaatgaaatgATTCTCTTAGTAAGAATGAGTTGTACACAATTAATTTATTGAAGAACTTTTTGCATTCTTGGATAtgcttttttaataattttcaagTTAAAAGAGACCCCACAAAAGGTTCCCTCAAACCTTTTTGCCATGtcacaatattaaaatttaaatttaaattaaattttggcATTCTGTCCATTAAAACCTCTGTACTTGTGAAGTTTAGAATTATGGTTGAATCTTCAATTccactattaatttttaaactaattaaaatggtAAAATTTTGACGTGAAATTAACCATTTAGTGATTTAAGGGTTTATTTTATCATGCAAACAATGAAAACTAAAGAAGTTAGGTTAACAAGTGGTCCCCTTTGTAGAGTTTGCAGGCAGTAGCCTACCACAAGAAGAGCCTTACTGGAACTTAGCTGTGAGCAGTGTCACTACtttggatttttctttttcaattaatCATCTTAATATAAGGAAGTTAGCTTCTAGGGGGCAATATAAAGTGCCAAATAAGTCCAACTATGTACAAAATGAGACAATAATAACCATGATTAACGCAGTGGGTTTTCTCTGTCTTTCAGCAAAGGGTACCCATCATATACGAGTTTCTGATTTTGGGTTTGATTTTATTTGGttatgggtttttttttttttttttttttttttaaattgtgtgttgtttttatggttttccaTATGCTTGTTGTTGATCGTCAGaactctttgggtcagtggttAATTAGCACCTGAGTCCTATGTTTAGCTAATTATAGTCGCTTTATGGCTATGATAAACATCCGACGACAATTCTTGGCGGTGAGCACCAATGAATATGGAGGCTTGGTTATGCATGGTTGGTTTTGGAGTGCTGCTTGGTCTGCGTGTTGCCGTATGTGGCGATCTTTATTGTTACTCCTTGGCTGCATTTTGTGATGGCGGTTGATATGGTGGCAGTTGGTGCCGCAGCAGTCAGTGCAGTGACAATTGGTGAACATATCAGGCGTCTTCTATTCTAGGGTAATGTTTGGACTGGGTTGGAATTTTTTAAAAGCAATTTCATTAGTattgataagaaaaaaaaatatatatattttgaacaTGCAAACTCTTTTACATTAAAGGGCTCGTTGGactaagtaaaaaaaatatagaaaaaaataagcCTTGTAATCTAAATCTACCTCAAAACTCAATCCATCGCTCATACTGCTCACCTCTGCAAAATCGGTACCATAAAACAATCGCCACTGACGAGGCCGCAAGCAAAAACCTCAACAACCACAGCAATGGCAAGTCTAAAACAACTGCATAAACAGCAACAACGGTAGGcccagaaaataaaaaaagaaaacaggaAAAACAGGGATATGCACAAGTAGCACCAGACAATGACAGCACTAAAAAGCCAAATCAACCACCATACCAAGCACTCAAAGACCATCGAAGAATTGAACTTGAAGTTTCCACTGGCCACCGCCGCTCATTAGAAGGGGAAGCGACAGAGTTCACGGACTCTGAACGACCAATGGGAGCTTTTGCGGTCTCTAAATTGTCATCGTCACCCGGCAATAACTCTTTATCAAAATGAAGAATATCGACTTAAAAATCGACTCATACCCAAATAATACACGAAAATCTCAAATCCAAATAGAATAAACGGAAAAGAAATACCAATTTAAAAGGAAAACGAACAAAACTATATATTAGGTGACAAAGAGGAGGTTCTGAAACCGGAACACCATCTCTATCGGCATCCGCAAAATGCAAACTGAAAGACTCTCACTTTCTTTCTGATTAATCTACTCCCTCTTCATAAAAGAAAGCTTATATTATTTCAATCCATCACTTCATATATTTATGGGATTACAAAatccacatttttattataaaaacacataaaatccAATTGAAACTAACACCACTTagaaaattttgtaaaattgccaagaaattatcttttaatattaatttttaaattttgtcttcttttttttcaatttaaaataagtCATGGCTACTTGATAAATTCAGCCGTTGTAATTGAATTTACTCTCAAATCTCAATATCAACATTAACTCACATGTATTATAGTTGTCACCACCCatttaaaaacaaacaaaatcaACATCTAAGTACAGTGTTAAAAAGCTTGATTGGTGGTGGGGTTTATAGACCATTAAATCAAAACCCTAATCTTGTTGGTAAAGATGTTCCTCAATCTTTAgtgatgtgatttttttttcatggaAAAAGTATGAGTGCATCACCATCTACAAATCAAAAGCTTGGAATAAGATTgaattggtaaaaaaaaaacaaagtagTTGAGTTGGATTTGAACTTTGAAGTGATGCAAAGATATTTGTCATCGTCTGCAAAGGTTGTTGAGATGTTTGTATTGCTTGTTTGGTTggactatttttttataatttataatataatttatgaaatttagtttttatttttttaatagcaaACAatttgtttaagtttttattttattaatgagatAGTTTTtctgttaaattttttattagtaaaCTATATACTggaaaagttaaattaaatgaaGTAAGTtgttagattttatttatttaaatcaataaaaaattaaaatttctaattcaTTTTCCGTATTTCGAGTTTGTAAATAGTCTATTAAACATAAATTTATATTCAGTCTAcccattcaaaatttaaaattttagagggCACTGATCTTGCGAAGCTCTTGAATCTGTTTCTGATGCTAAAGCTAGGAAAAAATGTTCGgcttttttttgtaaaataaaaaataaaaaataaagtgaaataaaaaatttctaaaataaaataaattttgaaaataacatTTGAAATAAGGTGATTCACGTATGCGAATAGCTATTTCGATATTCAAGTGAGTAA
This sequence is a window from Manihot esculenta cultivar AM560-2 chromosome 4, M.esculenta_v8, whole genome shotgun sequence. Protein-coding genes within it:
- the LOC110613737 gene encoding uncharacterized protein LOC110613737, with product MAPAKGCVFLLDKVRRCVRTVIFMVAMVASLLVSSMPVLVAIGDVLVPCVLVSSFTCLSCYRFKEHLHRYAFKSSLTDIPIVSVVRSLIIICVYLMCDAPALSYGPYLGTVTLCSVFSVLLLSVKACVFTVNSQIEAEASTSLARQKLHLKKSWGMPVLFLSSVVFALGHTVVAYRTSCRARRKLLFHRVDPEAVLSCKNVFSGYQKVPRSPTPTAGRTPKSDSEMRRKPFGTVHNEGELPIRLLADIDSLFITCQGLTVHYKLCLPSSPPRSLSSTAFLEPSPSCSSPKMTVGRLKLERQPFNAPLNIQHNLHRSYSNQFPSSSLYSPLLDVSPTSPVLSEEIPVLNLDDSVEENENSNMNSESPELDMEESGQYGIVLIHGFGGGVFSWRHVMGVLGRQVGCTVAAFDRPGWGLTSRPRRKDWEDKELPNPYKLETQVDLLLAFCSEMGFSSVVLVGHDDGGLLALMAAQRLQTSVNSYNVTIKALVLLNVSLSREVVPAFARILLRTSLGKKHLVRPLLRTEIVQVVNRRAWYDSTKLTAETLSLYKAPLYVEGWDEALHEIGKLSCETVLSPQIYASLLKAVENMPVLVIAGAEDALVPLKSSQVMASKLVNSRLVAISGCGHLPHEECPKALLAAMSPFISRLLLRSDLENQ